CTTCCAAGTTGTTCTAGTTATATTGTTGGTGGTTATGAAAATTAGGGAAAATGTGAGGTTTATTAATGGGAAAGTAGGTTGAATACATGTTTGAAGTAAAAGAACCAACATAAATCTTGCCTACCCTTCCATTGCATCCAAGATTAAGTAGAAGCCTGTTTAGTTCAACACAAAAAGTAACTTTAGGAAAGGGCTGCTTGTTTTGAGTGACATATATAGTTCGTGATTACAAATATACCTGCTGATGTCAGCAGTATCACTGATACAAAGTTAGTAGGGTATATGGATTCAAGCAAAGATTCTGAGCATTACAGAGAAGTTTTTTTAATTACACATATGAAGTGAAAGAGATGAATGAAATTCAGTATTGAAATATTTAAAAGTGCTCAGTACTGTTAGAGAAAACAGGGTACATTGTTTTAGGTTATCAGTACAAATATTGAGAAATTATGTGAGAGATCATGAAGCATTGATGAGCATGACATAAAACAAAGACAGCATTGTGTAAATGAGTTGTGAAGCTATTAATATTTCATCTGCTGTGTCCATATCTAGGAATTGCTTTCATGTTAGATGGTTAGAACATGTTTTATTTTCACTGTTCTAGTGCCAGAGATGTCTAGTTTTAGGACTGATTTATTGTCAGGTAACTCATATACTCAGTATATGTGATGTACATTTTGAATTAGTGCTAATATTTATTTTACAGGTGCTGGAGGTGGCATGATGTCAGGCAAGAGCAGTAGTGGAGGTAGGTTCACAGTGGAAGGAAATGATGTTACATATGCTGGCCAGCACTTTGTGGCAGAAGGAGACAAGTTTTCTATCTTATGCATCGTTGGTGTAAATAATCATCTGCAGTGGACATTCAATGGCAAACCTATTGTGCCAGGGGAGGCGGGGTAAGGGACTTGAGCATGTTGAGGACAGTAGTCATGCTtctgaaattaatgaaaaatattGGCAAAGGATCCTTGGATGTTAAACCACAATACTTATGTTGATTATATAGTATTAAGAGATATATCCTGGATATTTAAGAGTGTTCTGTGTTCGGGTGTAGATAGTCAGGGTTGGACATGCAGCATAACTTGACTAAGGGATAAGTGAGAATATAGGGATTGGATGATTATGGAAAATAAGATATAGTAAAAGGATCACTGCAATTCAAATACTCATTTTACAGGTCTGCCTTTCCTCAAGTACTCATGTTTATTCCAAGAAAGTATTATATTTATAAATTAGTATATTTATAGCATATTGTTCACATCAGATATACTATGGTAGAAGGTCCTGGACGACAAGGATATGTTGTGAGTCGGTTAACTGTGGTGAGGGCTCATGCCTTCCATGCTGGGGAGTACAAGTGTACACCACACAACAAGGAATCACACTCTGTTTTTGTTATAAGTGGTAAGAGTAGAAGCAGATGGCTACACTTGGTATTACAGTGATAAGAGGGTATATTAAGTACATTCGTTATATTAGCAGTAGTAAGTAATGATCAAATAACTGCTTTTAAGCGTTTTTAACTGCCTCCCTCTTAATAAGGTTTATTTGATTGTTGTAGCAATGGTGATTTTATCCTGCTTGGAGgttattcatattatcattatagctTTTTAATCTATGTTAAATACCTTGTATAATTTGGATGAAAAAGTATACCATTTTTGTAGGTCAAAACTTTCAGTAGTAATTGTGACTAGATACTTTTGTTAAAGCAGTAATAGTCTAATAGTTTGAAATTTTGATCTCAGTAGTTCTTTTAACAGTTCGTTAAATGCATCGCATTATTATTTTTGCTTACATCATGACATATCAGATACTGCTTGACCACCGCCATCCAAGATATAGTATAAAAAAGTATCAAgtatctttccatatccagtaACTAAGTCTTGCTTCATAGTTGGGATTCCTAATATACTTAGCTTTATTTGCATACCTTTAAACACGGAATAGATTGAAAAATAGTTTTGTAATTTTTGGAAAACATTAGATTGCAAATCATCTCTTGCTTTTCTTATCATATGTAGCTCAGAATACAAAATTTGATATCTACTTAGAGTCTGATGTGAATGTGAAAACAGATTAATTGTATTTGATAGttaatcaagagagagagagagagagagatagaggagaaTTCTTGAAGTTATACAGCATAGTTTGCTCTAAGATTAACACTGGAAGATCATTGCCTTGAATTGCTGAGGAAGATCTGCTTTGATGCATATAGAGCTTGTGGTCCTTCCTTTATTAGCTACTCTTAAACAGTGAGTTTGATGTTTTTGTAAAAAAGTATTAAGTGAATAACGAGATTGTTGTAACATGATGTATACTTGGAAAGATATAAGTACTTTCAGAAGAACTTTTGCAATAAGAGGTTATTTTTGAGCATTGGAAATATATCTACCTTGCCCAGCAAAAAAGGCTGTAGTATTAAGACATTAGATAGCTAGAGGGTCAAAGAAGATATGAATTAGGAAAGGAATTCATGcaaattgtatgatatatatatatatatatatatatatatatatatatatatatatatatatatatatatatatatatatatatatatatgtatatatatccctggggataggggagaaagaatacttcccacgtattccctgcgtgtcgtagaaggcgactaaaagggaagggtgcgggggggctggaaatcctcccctctcgtttttttttgttttttccaaaagaaagagcagagaggggggccaggtgagaatattccctcaaaggcccagtcctctgttcttagcgctgcctcgctaatgcgggagatggcaaatagtatgaaagaaaaaagaaagatatatatatatatgtatatttttattatgctttatcgctgtctcccacattagcgagatagcgcaaggaaacagacaaaagaatggcccaacccaccaacatgcacatgtatatacataaacgcccacacacgcacatatacatacctatacatttgaatgtatacatacatgtacatattcatacttgctggcttcatccatttccgttgccacccaccacacatgaaatggcgccccctccccccatgcacatgcgaggcagtgctaggaaaagacaacagaggccacattcgttcactttcagtctctagctgtcaagtgtaatgcagtctctagctgtcaagtgtaatgcaccaaaacatggaagtggaagtaagtcacagggtgggggaggggctgaaagttctgggagcgatgaagaatatatggaaggagaggttatctcaaagagcaaaaatgggtatgtttgaagaaataatatttccagtatggttgtgaggcatgggctatagttgtACAAAGGAAGGtgtatgtgttggtaatgaaatgattgaggacaatatgtcctgtgaggtgatttaatcgagtgagtaatgaaagggtaagagagatgtgtgtgtttattgaaatggtatggacttatggatagaatgagtgaggaaaggttgacaaagacgatacatgtgtcagaagtcaTGGGAAcaagaaaaagtgggagaccaaatctgaggtggaaggatggagtgaaaaagattttgagcgattggggcctgaacatacaggaggggtgcggcatgaaaggaatagggtgaattggaaagatgtggtatattggggttgaagtactgtcaatggactgaaccagggcatgtgaaacatctggggtaaaccatggaaaggtctgtggggcctggatgtggatagggagctatagttttggtgcattgcgcatgacagcGAGACtcggtgtgaacaaatgtggcctttttgtctgttttcttgaataaaggcaagcaattatgaaatgtacatgtgtacatatgtatgtgtatgtatatgttgatatgtatatgtgcttgtataggcatttatgtatatgtgtgtgtatatgagtggatgggccacaaTTGAGCTCTtgaccaagtatattcctatgagtccacagggaaatgaaacacaagaagtTCCCAGgtgtacttttgtgtaataatcacatcattaagaggactaaactttattttaacaccagatttgtattgatcaggaaaaatacttattatattgagtcttcaaaggaaatctatttttcatagaaaattaccagaaattgaaggtaatagttcaggagattttttagctcaaaaaacttcttgtttcaagatttaaagacaagatattcagacatttctatacttgaaataatcatggaacatGTATCATAATCCTTTCAGTTacagatacatacccagtaaatatgatgcaaaggatcagaaaatattttaaaatttacttcatttaacagcttaattggtgtcattaagaggactaaatgtgattttaacaccagatttgtattcagcatgaaaaatacttcttataatgagattttaaaggaaatcttattttctgagaaaaataccaaaaattgaaggtaatagttagtAGCGTGCATATctcaggtagggcaggtgccctggacACCATTTgaagggggcgccactcaacaggtttgtgttTTGACATATGCTTCCTGATTGACGTTTCTAATGGTTTtgttttttgataaaaaaaaacttgcctACTTTTCatctatagtaatattttgctatcagttgcattaccacttctacattacaattttgatcaaataagtctaaCTTTAAGTCTTCAAGTGTTTAtgtaaatttaagtttggcctaactcttcaataGTTTATAATtacattgtatatatttttatatacatccgcTGTATGTACatctttaatcaagccaggggtgcaatttcagtgcttgccattagcgctatttcccctagatgcGCTCCTGTATGTGGATTCCATTTAATGAATGGCAAGCAAGTGAGCAGACAAACCATTTTTTCGTAAAAGAACATGTAAAAGGCTAGTTTTAATCCATGGGACTTGACTCGCTAATTTTTTCTTAGATAAAATGTTAAGTAAACTGTtataccagtacagtactgtaTATGTACATGGACATGGTTGGAGATAGAGGAGGGAGTGACCAACAGTGATCAAATTAGTGTGCCTGTAATATACAGTGTATTTACATGGGGTGAGGTGGAAGTGGAGGGTAGAATGCCTGTCATCTTAAGTGGATTTTCATAGGATCATCATCACTGAAAATACCCAATACTTTTTTAATGAGTTTGAAAGCCTGCTTTATTCATGTCATCATTACAACACATGGTTCTTTTTAAGAGTGACTGTTAGATGGTGATTGTTAGAAGTATATTTGTAGTATTACTGTGCCTTCAGCCTCAACTCTTTATAGATTAATGGCTGTAAGCATTATTAAGCTGTAGTATTTTTTCTTCTATAACATTGCTTAAATGCAAGTGTAGTTAATGCTGCACTCATTTAAATGTAGTTGTTCACTGTTATTGAACTAATAGCATAAGTACCCAATTAGAAAATGATATGCTGGAAACCTGGCATATGATTTTGATATACTGTACGCAAAAATATGAATTATCAATGCCATTGTTGTTAATAAAAATCATAACAATGGTATttgcatttattattttttcacaTCATCAAAGTAAGTGATGCAATACATGCCTATTTTTAATTTGTTATAAGATTAAGTGAATATCATGGTGCATCAAAATTTTGCATTACAGGCTCACTCACAGAAACAGAAGGAACTCGTCTTTTTGTAGAAAATCAACCCCTCCTGTTGACTTGCATCTACAATGCTACCAACCTTTCAACCACATGGTGAGTTACAGCAGTGAATATGGAAACATGCAAGGGTGTTGAAAGACCTAGCACTTTGTTCTGAGATTCCCTGTGCCTGGGAAGTTCTTGAAATTTATGTAGTAATGCTGAATAATATTCTCTATTAATTTGTAAAATGAGCAAAAATATCCTTCATAGGCATTCTGAATGTTGTGAATTTGAAGTTTTTAGTTAAAGAGCATGTATGTATAGTTacaaatttttttctatatttttgaaGGGAATTTCACAGTTATGAAGCTCCAATTTTGGTACATTCTTTGGTgtcttacaatttttttttaacttctgcTTGATGTTTTCATTTACCATGCCCTTATTCTGCTTATTCCATTTATTTACCACTCTTATACTTCAGTGCATCTTTTTGAATAATTTTCATGTATAATTTTCATTCttaattttgaagaactgttctcttCATCATTTATGTGGTCGAGATGTAAAGGATTTGATCAGGTCTCCACTAACTGTCTTCCATGGTAGAAAATTTTAAGGCCTTTAGTCTTTACCAGTAACTAAGCATTCTTAATTCTGTGCCTATCTTTGTTACCCTCTCAAGATGTTCTCTTTTAGCTCTGTGCTTCTATAGTTGTGTTGACCTaacatgaaaagcatattctaggtTTAGTGTTATGAAGGATGTGGACAGCTTGCTAaagatttccttatccatgaactcaAATGCATTTATgaaatgtgctagatgatagttGGTCTTCTTAAACTGTTCTCTTAGAGTGGGACCATGGCAATTatgttagggatgatgttgagTTCCATGTTTATCTTACAttcttatttcctgttagatgatattcataatttGGCCTTCTTTTGCTTTGACCTATTCTCATTACACTTatttggttgaatttcatcaaccatgtttcaagttttttctcttttcagtatATGATGTTGCTTCTCTGGTCTTGAACCATTTTCTATCATGTATTTTCTGCAGGATGAAAGATGGAGTTGAGCTCAACGAAGATGATCGTATCAAACTCTTTTCAAACACTACCTTGTACATTGCATCCACAAAGAAAGAAGATCTTGGCAATTACACCTGTAAATCTGGGGACATGGTAGAGCCAAAGCTCTTCAATGTTGTTGGTAAGACCATTTTGTATTGTTTGGTTGATTTTAATGGATTGTGTGTTTTTACATTTGCCATTGGGATGAACGTCTTACATCTTATTTACCAACCTTTCAGTAACTGTAGGCACGAATGACATGTGCAGGCAGTGAGCTTCACAAGACAGAACAAAAAACTTGGTATACAGACTTAAACCTGCATGTTGTGCAAGGAGAGTTGTGTTCCTTCTTATTTTTCCTCatcattaaagattttgttctcaaAATGAAAGGATTTATTGGAGTACCCTATTGGCAGACAGTACTAATTGTCTATGAACCTGTGATAAGGAAGAAAAAGTATGTTATCCAATTGTAAAGGAGAAAAATTCATGTTCATCAGAATAGTGTAAGGTTACTGTTTCAATGATGTGTTACCAGTTGGTTCTAAcatttttcctttattctctGTCAGtgtataaatgtgtttcatgaattTACCAAAGAACACATCACTTTAGAGTTTGTTTTACATTTATCTCTTTTCATTCTCTGATAATATAATCATTGCCACATCAGGATGTACAGGATGAACAGAATGTTTGCATTAGAAACATTTGAAAATCCTGTAATGTGATTTTTCAAATATAAAAAAGTTTATCCTTATAAGTAGGAGTTCCTGTAAACTATGATGTACATGAGTCTTTCCTAATGTagatctgtccatctatctatagaTGAAGGATAAAGTTTTTTATATTTGAAAAATCACATTGTAGTATTTTTAGATATTTCTGGTGCAAAACATTCTGTTCGTCCTGTACAGTGTATTTTTAAGCCTGTCTTCTCAATGATGTGTGTTAATATGTTTGTTTACCTTCTGTTCCTTATTTGATGAAGATATTTATATGATTACCAGATAATAGTTGGATTTTCCATTTAGAATGTTAGAATTATTAGGTCTATAGGCAAGTGATCATCCAGTTAGTCCAAGATCTTATGTTTAGGATCCTTAGATGAAAAAAGAACTCAACCCACTTGCCTTTTCAATTGACATGGCTTTAGTTGGGACATACTTTTGCCTATACTATGTTTACTGGAAGAAAGATTAAAAGTACTTGCTTTGGCTGAACATAAAAGCCTTTCTGATATCCCATCCAGGTCATACAATTAGactttgtttttctctttctcttactgtTTCTTGCCCCTTCCTCCTCATGTACAGTTTCTAAGTCAACTCTTGTTGCACAGTCTTGTTTCTTTTTGTAGCAAATGGAAACTGCTTCATTTGGTACCAAAACAATGTACAGAATTTGTCAACTAGTTTGGGATGTTTGACATAGAAGCATGTGATATTAGGCAAGTATTTAAGGAAAACTCTGCACATGCCATTCAGTTATAGATAGAAACAGTAATGGAAGAAATTTATAGAAattggtattgtagttgaatttcttttCACGACTCAAATGAATTTTTATATCTCAACAGGTAAGGTATTTTAACCTCATCATTAGCAATGTAGATacataatacttttttttcatagttgatCAGCGATTCCCACATTAATGTAGTAGCACCAGGGatggacaaagaaaggccacatgatACTTATAATGTATAATATTTTTCAGAACTGACTCTACATAAACATTTGCCCAAATCAACAACAGTGCTAGAGAATGACAAGCTGTCCCTCAGCTGTCAGGTGGATGGAATACCTCACCCAACAGTTCAGTGGCTCAAAAGTATGTAATTCATCGCTTTTCTTCTTATGGTATTAAGGTACTTGCtcaatcatattttttctttcagtttttagCTGTATTGTTAATGTTTGTACTACTCACACTATTTTTCACTGGCTTCTAGAAACCATGTGCTAACAACAGTATACTGTTGGTCAGTGTCTCTCATAAATGGTTGCACCTAAGATTAAGGTAGTTCCTTACATTACCTACCTTCCCTTTAAACCCCTTCTGCTGGAGCTTCCTGTAGTGTGATACTGGCAAAGAGTTAAAGAAGCAGATTTCTTTGTACTTCCTTTCATAGAATATAGCTTGAGGATGGGAATAAAACAGGAGTTTGTCTAAATAGAATGACATAAAGATCTTAGAAGTGCATTGATTTTCCATAGATTTTTACCCTGTGTTTGATATTTTGAATAACTTAGATGGTGAGCCAGTTCAAGATTCTATCAACTCATCAAGATTGATTCTGTCTGACAATGAATACAGTGTTTCCAATGCCACCTTACTGATCAAGCCAGTGATGAAATCAGATGATGGCAATTACATTTGTCTCGTCTCCCAGTTCTCCATCCAGCTGAACACAACTACTAATGTACGGGTCAAAGGTAAAAAAAATCATCCAGTCAGTTAgcagtcttacctcactcttattatttgttttattgttcTTACGTGTATAACTAACACATTTACTGTGCCATTTTATCTGTGCTTGACTTAAAAAGAAAGCTGATGAACTGGAAAGTTCTGTTTATCCATTTTACATTTCAACCATTTACATTAAGGAATAGTGAAAaggtagaatacttcccacgtattccctgcgtgtcgtagaaggcgactaaaaggggagggagtggggggctggaaatcctcccctcttgttttttttaattttccaaaagaaggaacagagaagggggccaggtgaggatgttccctcagaggcccagtcctctgttcttaacgctaccttgctgatgcgggagatggcgaatggtttgaaaaatgGTTTGACATCTTGAGAGTGACCTGAAAGTGCTTAGAATTACTTGATAGTATTAGAGAAACATAATTCTAATTTGCAGTTGGCATAGTCATCATCAGCAGCTAATTTagctgaaaacaaagaaaaattaaatgcATGCAGAGTGGCATTTGCAGTTGATAACTTTGACATAAGTTGCAGTTTTGATATTTTGTCATTTGTCTCACTTTTGTtatgaataattttcttttaatgttgtGCATTGAATTAATTTTTACAAAAGATGCAATGGAATAGCTTGCAGATTAATTCTAAAAGGATTCCTTAAAAAATATGAAGGGTAATTAAAAACATACCATATCATATGACAATTATTATCAAAGAGTTATAAAAACCTTACTTTACACAACAAAATTATGGTCATAAAAGTAAAATTCATTTGCCTTGCATGAAGATTTGCATATATCTGCAGATGCACAGTAACTCTAGTAGCAGGCTTCCTATTACAAAATAGTTCAGGGGCTGCATGATGCTAGAAACTGATGCCACAAATAAAAACCACTAAAAAATTAATACTTGTAAATCCAGAGCTTGGGGCAGATATTGTGGCATATATGTAGACAAGATGTGAAAAGAAATTTAAACTAAGGATACATAAACATGCCGAGCAGTATAGAGCAGTGCAAATTTGGGAAGTATAATATAAGGAATAATATTGTTTTTAAGACATTGTTACCACACTTTCATTGTCTTGGTTGTTAAGGCCCTCTAAATTGGACAGATGCCCATAGCACATTTCATTCAGTTGACTAGGTAAGGGACAGTGCGTCGGAGAAAGTATTAAGTAATTTGCCAATGCCCTCTTAGGGTTACTGGCTTTCCACTAGTCATGGTTCTCATtgatttgaaagatatatatatgtttttacacAAAAGCAGGCTGAAGGAAAGCTCTTGACATCCCATCTGCCTCATTTATTTTACCCTGCCTCAGCCTTTTAAGacctgatgatgtatgtgtggatATAAGAGAAACACCCAgaaaccattttttcttttttccaccacaGTTA
This genomic window from Panulirus ornatus isolate Po-2019 chromosome 69, ASM3632096v1, whole genome shotgun sequence contains:
- the LOC139747676 gene encoding neuroplastin-like isoform X1, with amino-acid sequence MELRGGAYLSPQEMRKKTRNARGSCFPKCLIKTRAGGGMMSGKSSSGGSLTETEGTRLFVENQPLLLTCIYNATNLSTTWMKDGVELNEDDRIKLFSNTTLYIASTKKEDLGNYTCKSGDMVEPKLFNVVELTLHKHLPKSTTVLENDKLSLSCQVDGIPHPTVQWLKNGEPVQDSINSSRLILSDNEYSVSNATLLIKPVMKSDDGNYICLVSQFSIQLNTTTNVRVKDIYAALWPFLGIVAEVVLLCVIIFIYEKRRIKANFDESDNDQISDQKSKIENSKEAEVRQRK
- the LOC139747676 gene encoding neuroplastin-like isoform X3, with the translated sequence MMSGKSSSGGSLTETEGTRLFVENQPLLLTCIYNATNLSTTWMKDGVELNEDDRIKLFSNTTLYIASTKKEDLGNYTCKSGDMVEPKLFNVVELTLHKHLPKSTTVLENDKLSLSCQVDGIPHPTVQWLKNGEPVQDSINSSRLILSDNEYSVSNATLLIKPVMKSDDGNYICLVSQFSIQLNTTTNVRVKDIYAALWPFLGIVAEVVLLCVIIFIYEKRRIKANFDESDNDQISDQKSKIENSKEAEVRQRK
- the LOC139747676 gene encoding neuroplastin-like isoform X2, which produces MRLFSTVILLGLVGLCFGAGGGMMSGKSSSGGSLTETEGTRLFVENQPLLLTCIYNATNLSTTWMKDGVELNEDDRIKLFSNTTLYIASTKKEDLGNYTCKSGDMVEPKLFNVVELTLHKHLPKSTTVLENDKLSLSCQVDGIPHPTVQWLKNGEPVQDSINSSRLILSDNEYSVSNATLLIKPVMKSDDGNYICLVSQFSIQLNTTTNVRVKDIYAALWPFLGIVAEVVLLCVIIFIYEKRRIKANFDESDNDQISDQKSKIENSKEAEVRQRK